Within Gavia stellata isolate bGavSte3 chromosome 12, bGavSte3.hap2, whole genome shotgun sequence, the genomic segment TTAAACTGTCGGTTTTAcaagacaaaacattttctggCAGTCTTGCTGTAAGTGATCCTATTGTAGCGAGGTTAACTTAGAAGTGCGTATTGAAGACAACTGTTCGATTCAGTGGGTGTAATTCTGTTTTCAATATGAGTTTATGAAGGCTGAACTACATGTATTTTAAACCAAGAGGCTAGCACTGAAAAAATAGTAGTATGCTCAACTTACCTCATCTACCAACTGTTCTAGTGTCCAGGTATGCAGGTCATATACTTAAGTATCCTTAGTCTATAAATGAAGTAGAACAGAAAGACTttcagcaggaggttggactagatgatctcccgagatcccttccaacctgaattaccTGATGACTCGATGGGGAAGAAGTTTCCCTTCATCTGTGTTGGAAGATAACTAAAGCAAGAACGAACGTCAGATTTTGAGACATGCATTGGCAAGATGAAATTTCCCAAGACCAAGAGCTTCTAGAGTTCAAATTAGTTTGAATTCGTTTAAGGTTGGGTCTTAGGCCCTCTGAAGTCACGTAACTAGACACTTCTTAATTTCTATATTAGCCTAAGAACTAATTGATGTTGTTCTGTCACCAGAATTGTGTTGGCCTTTTATTGGAAGTGGGCATCAGGGAGGGCTTAATTTGTTGTGGCTTTTTATAACTTGAAAGTAAAGTGTTATGAACAATCTAAATGAGTAGTTGAAATGGGCAGGATTCAAAGAGTAAATGATTAAGTGCTCTAACTAATGTGAGAAAAGCCTGATAGTTTGTGACTTAAACCTGTGATTCTTCAGTAGCCTGCATGGCTTCTCTAAATGCATTAGTTCTTGTTTGAAACTGCTTGCTCTTGATTCTTAAACATATCCATGGTATTTAAGGGGAGGATtacgtaatttttttttattgtatcttAAAACCTGTTCCTGTGGTAAAGACTTTCTTAACTGTGTCTATATAAACAGGCAACTAATAGAAAAGGACAAGTAACCTATCACACAGCAGAGACTTTTGTCCTGGCAACAGGAGAGAGGCCTAGATACCTGGGTATCCCTGGAGATAAAGAATACTGTATTACAAGGTGAGATGAAACAGCATAATAGACTGAACTTTGTCTGCCCTAGTGTTTGCAAAGACAAACAAGCTTGTGTTGAAAGAACTTTGTAACTtactcttctcttctttttagtGATGACCTCTTCTCCCTGCCTTACTGCCCTGGCAAAACTCTAGTTGTCGGAGCTTCCTATGTGGCTCTAGAGTGTGCAGGATTTCTTGCTGGTCTAGGTCTAGATGTCACAGTGATGGTGCGTTCCATACTCCTTCGGGGCTTTGACcaagaaatggcagaaaaagtAGGTGCTCACATGGAAACACATGGCGTAAAGTTCATCCGGAAGTTTGTACCTGTTCAGGCAAGTGCTTTCTTTAGGTTTCTTCTCTccacacaaaattaatttaaacagcACATGTAGAATGCACGTGCTGTCTGGGAAGGCTTTGGCTCTGTACAGGACTAAATGTTTTATGAGATTAAGCTTTTTTATTGCTGAATGATGGATTAGTAGGTCAAGGTTTGAAGTGACAATGTAAGTGAGCTCTGCTGCTTAAGGTCATTCTAAccttacaaatatttatacaggttgaacagctggaggaaggcaTGCCTGGAAGACTGAAAGTGACAGCGAAGTCTACTGAGGGACCAGAAATCTTTGAGGAAGAATATAACACTGTAAGCATTTCTGGATTTGAAATAACTGAATATAGCAGCacatgaaaatatattaaaatactttaaaagttcTTCAGGAAAAGAGTAAAGGGAaatcttgctttaaaaattgttcCAATAAGttactggcagaaaaaaatacatgaaaattcAACATTCATCTTCagttgagctctgtcagcagaaTTGGTGAAACTTTACAACTGTTCATATGAACAGTGTTGTTGCTTCTATTTTTGTTCTGATAttaatgttttgctgtttgttgcAGCTCTGAAACAAATTGCACATGGAGGAGCCTGAACTGTTGTTGGCTCTTCCAAAAATTTTTTGGAAAAGTCACTTCAATCATACGCTTcacagttttgggtttttttgttcagaaaaggACCAAAGGAAATGTTATGCTGATTACGCTTTTCTTGCATAAAATTATTGcattgatttttggttttttaggttttgataGCCATTGGTCGTGATGCATGTACCAGAAATATTGGTTTAGAGACAATTGGTGTCAAAATCAATGAGAAGTGAGTATTGCTCAACTCCCTTAAACCACTGaatgtgatgattttttttacctctttgaCAATACCTATAatagtgatgcttttttttttccaaatcctcATTCTTATACCTGGCAATTATGTGAACGTTTAAAACCTTTTCTCTCCTGGATTTGAGTACAGTTGTCCATTAACTTCATTTCTTTAATATGTATTTCATAAAAGAGCTATTCTGAATGAGTTAATGCCTACTTGTTGGCCACTGTGCTTAAGGAATAGATTTAATGTATTTGCTTAATTTACTTAGAAGCTGCAGTGTAATATTCTGTTACATTAAACGTTTTATTCCGCTCATGTGGCAAGTTGATCTACAGATttaaagaagcagcaaactACTTGCTTCCTACAGATTTAactcttttccttgtttctcaCTGATGTCAGTGCAAAACTCGTGCAAAGAAAGATGCAAGATTATGTTgttcaggagaaagaaaaatttaagatGAGGTTGCAGCAGCTAACAACTTACTAAACCAACCTAAACATGTGAGTGATACTGCAGCTCTTTCCCCATGGGGAAAATGTACATTGCAAGCTGTATAATAATCAAGTAAAAGATCATAAGTCCAAAGATGTCTGAGTAACTTCATTGTCATCAGACACACTGTTGCTCAGGTCAAAACTGGCCCACTGAATACTGGCTTCAGCCATGTGTCAGAGTTGGAAGTAATTGATGCTCTGAAGAGTTTGCAGTTGAAGTAAAAAAGGCATAAGCATATTTCATCAAATGTGCTCAGTAGTTAGAATAACATCTTTGTAGCGGAacttctcccctctttttttgcTGAGCTCTGAGAAAGGTTGATACTGAATTctattctcttttctgtttgttttaaaggaatgGGAAAGTACCTGTAAATGATGAAGAACAAACCAATGTGCCTTATGTTTATGCTATTGGAGATATTTTGGATGGAAAGCTTGAACTTACTCCAGTTGCCATTCAAGCAGGGAAACTACTAGCCCGCAGGCTTTATGGGGGTAGTTCCACAAAGGTAAAGCTGTAAGAATACAACTTCAACTTAATTCTATGCTTTTTGCCTCAAAATTGCAATAACACAAGTTGATTTGTCCACTTGACTGTGGGCACTGCAagtgttttgtaaaaaaaagtgCTAATACAACTTTTCCTGTTATGTACTGTATAGAACTGGCATAGTCTAAatataaattttgttttttatttttagtgtgaCTATATCAATGTACCAACGACAGTGTTTACTCCTTTAGAGTACGGCAGCTGTGGATTAGCTGAAGAAAGAGCCATAGAAGAATACGGAAAGCAAAACTTGGAGGTGAGAGCACTCAAGACTTGTTTAACTTGTAGCTTGAGAATGGTTTTCTTGGGCCTTGCTGCTTTACACTCAAGGCATAGTCTTAAAACAAGATTAGAAGGTTAGCTAGATAGGTCTTTGATCGTGGAAGTGGTGTCATCTGGCTTCAGGAGGCCAAACTCAGGTTGCAAAACTgtaggtggtttttttgttgttgttgtgaaTTAAAGACTTATCACTGAAGTATAGCAAACTCCTGGGGTGAACTATCTATTCTCTGCTTATTCACTGTACTTGAATGgggaattaatttcttcctgacCTTTTCTTACGGCTACAGGAGTATCAGGCATAACTTCCCTGTTTTATGGTAATTTCTGGCCTCTGCACTTCTCTGAAGAGTTTCATTAAAGCTGTTTGCATGCCTTGTGTTTAACTCCTTACATCTTTCAAACACGCTTGGCATTATTTAGCTTCTACTGTTAACTGTTTTGCAGAATAAATTTAAACTTAGAGTAACTAGATATTAATTTTGTACTACTTAAGCACTTCTCTTTCTGAAAGTACTATCTTCAAATGCTGTGTCTTAtagctgttgctgttttaattGAGTATTTAAATTGGGGGCAAATGGTTTGAGTCGCGTCTTCCTCTACTGACTTTTGGAGGATGGACTGATTGGGCTGAGGGGAGCAAAAATCACTGTCTTGTCTAGTATGTTATGAAAATCTAGTGGGTTAAATGTCAAACCACCTATTTGTAAAGACATAAAGATTAGAATTATGTCTGACTAAATTAATTCATCAAATTCTAATGCTCTTTTTCTTGTCATCCTCCCAGGTTTATCACAGTTTGTTCTGGCCACTTGAATGGACAGTACCAGGCAGAGATAACAATACTTGTTATGCAAAGATTATCTGCAGTAAACATGACAACGTAAGTAGAAAACTGGAATGGATGTGCTAATTGTATTCTTGAAATTTCTTCTTAGACCAGCCAAAAGACTATATCTTTTATTTggcctgcctgcagccaggtCTACCCATTCTGTTAAcataagtatttgttttaagaGGTCTAATCAGTTTGGAGGGAGCTGATTGTTTTGTTCAGGGTTTCTTGGTACAACAGCTATTTGAGCAAGTGGTTGCTTCATACATTATGAAACTTCATCTTGAGTTCCTATTTAAGGGTAGATTTGTGAAGAAATTCATCaggttttttcttccaagtggGTTTTGAGTAACTGTACTATCTGGTGTCTTGCTTTAGGTTTCTGGACCTTGTGTTTTTTGCCCTTTGCAAAGTGCAGCATTTTTTGTATATTTAGTAGAAACTTGGAAAACATGTGGTTGGTCCTAGAAAACTCAGTGTTGAGAAATGGGAATTTCTAGTGATCCGTAGGTTCTTGTTGTTGCAAAAAAATAAGTGCCAATGCTATCTggtatttttccccaaaacttaTCTGGGAGAACAGACAAACAAAGGAAGATTTTTGGTGttgaaaattactttggagAGAAGGAATGATATGATGAAATAGCATGGCTTTTAAGCTAAGAGGAAATAAACTTATCCTTTTCCTTATTAGCCCACCCAACCCTTTCTCAAAGGCTGCAGAAAGGCTCAAAGTCTGCTTTTATTGGAGCCTCATGGGAAATAATACCAACGAAAAGAACACAATGGAAGGAGGGactttatttagatttttatgtGAAAGGTTTTTTCCTAGGATGCTGGAGGAGAATGTAAGGTGAATAGTGTATTTAAATAGCTCATATTGTGAGGAATTTGTATTTTATCTCAAATTATGGCCAGACCTGGGCTAGGACATACCTGAAGGTATGGGAACATCCtgggaaaagattttaaaacattgtttGTATCCCTCTTGATAAACCAGTTAATGAAACAAATTGAAATAAGCCACACccatttttaacttgtttttgtAGCCTACTGCCATTACTCTAGATCTTGCTACAGAGACAGCTTGCTCAAAATTCAAGCCTGTAAcgttttcatttttccttcttgttaaCTGCTTGGGCTGGAAGGGAACAGCCAGTGAAGCCCTTCATTATCAGATTCTTAGCAAACAAGGACCTCTATCTGACCTAATTTCAATgtagaaaagtaattttaaatctgAAGGTACTAAACATAACTGTATATCTACAAAATCATAAAAACAGCTGATAAAACTAGAATCTGTTTAGTTTTAGGCAGTATCTTTGGATTACTGCTGTACAATGATTTTAAaactcattcattttaaaacttatttcaTTCTGCTATAATTGAAAAGAACTGCAAAACTTTCTTCATAATAGctcatttttttgttaaaggcTCCAGTCTTGACCTGCTTGCACAACAATTCTTAGTGTAGTGGGAATTACATACTAGAGCTTTTGTTAAACTTTACCTAGTACTAActcctgggttttttcttctcacctGTCTTAAAGAATCGTGTGATAGGATTTCATGTTCTTGGACCTAATGCTGGTGAAGTTACCCAAGGTTTTGCTGCTGCAATAAAATGTGGTCTCACCAAAGAATTGCTTGATGAAACAATTGGTATCCATCCAACTTGTGGAGAGGTAAGGGAGGGGACAGCTTgatttaaaatctgcttttgaagATGGTTACCTAGTTGCAAGGAAAGAATATTACATTGTATTTTATAAGACTTATTTAGTATTTGCTTAACTTCTAACCATAAGATACTGACATGTGATAGAAAATGTGTTAATTGTGCACTGCAATTTGTTTTCTATTGTAACAGTTCAAAGAAATCTAGTATTCTTACTTTACAAGAAAAGACCAATAGCTGTGTGGATGATAATACAGAGCAACAGTAAATAAGCTGTTTTGGTTTCTTACAGGTGTTCACTACAATGGATATTACAAAATCTTCAGGACAAGACATCACTCAAAGGGGCTGCTGAGGTTAAACTTGCTGTTTTACATGTTTTCATGTTGTGCACACTTGGTTCTATGGAAGCCCTAATACATCCAGCTGCCTtgcagcaaaataaacatttgcatCAGTACCACTGCATGTACTGCAGCTGGGAGTGGTGCCTTTGTGAGGCTTCCTCAGTAAATAGTGTTGCAAATGGAAACAGTAATACAGCAGGGAAATCTTGAACTGTAAATCCTGACTTTGCTTGGAATCAGCACTATTGTGCTATTTTGACGTTCTGGCTCGGAACCTTATTGTGAGGTGAGCTACGACTGATGGCTGCCATGCAAGGTTGGGAGATCTCTTCGTCCGGTCAGATGACTGAACTCCTCCTGAAGGAAATTCTTAAGTTGCACAAATTAAAGCTAACGCTTGTAGACTCCAGTGTCTTCTACAAATGCCTGAGATAGAGGACAAATATATAACTGAATGATTCTTGCCAACAGTTTACTTTATCTCTTGatgcattttgttttacttaattGTATATTGAGTTGAGGCAAGATGGCACAAATAGGATGCAGTGTTGAGTAGTGCAGTTCAAGCACTAGTCTCCCACCTCAATCAATCTAAAACTTCAAAGTAATCTAAGACATTGCTGCTGTTCACATTCATAGTTTTTTGACCTCAGGTGACATCATGTCTTTAAGATAAAAATTTCAGTTGTAGGCATCTTGTGTGTCAGGGTTGAAGAGCATAAGCACAAGACGTTGTCAATTTGCTCTTGCTGTTTATGACTGTATTTAGCGCTAATAGTATCAAATCTGGTTTCAGCTCTGTAATGTAAAACATCACAGAACCCAGAACTGTAAGTCTGTACTCTTATGTGGGGTATTGAAGTCTTGGAGGAGCAGGGTCTGGGAGTAGCAGGGTCTGGGAGTAATCTGTCCCGCTAATACAGTAGGTGCCTGCCCATGATGGTAATAAGTGTTGTATAGAATTCTTTGGAGCATGTGTTGCAGCAGAGAACAATGACTTGGTGTACTGTCATGCTTTGTGTAGTGTTGTGTACAGTCAGTACTCTGAAGCTTTCTTCCACCCCTAGCATTCTACTCTGGGGGAGTTGTGCTTGAATTTGGCTCTTAGTTTTGTccaaagaaatgttttgaaagactATTCTGAACATTGTATGATAGTAAACAAACAGTTTTTAACTATTTAATCTATGATGTACCATGGAATTTGAAGTTCAATAAACAACTCATACAACACTTTGGTGTCTGACCTCATGGTTTTTGTTATTGCATACTTGAGATTTTATTGGCTTCAATTATATTGTTTCTCACATGCAATACTAAAACCTCTATAGACTCGTGCATGCTGTAATCTTTCAAATGGAGAAACAAGTTGTCTTGTCACAGCTGGGGGCTTGCTCAAGAAATCTAATGTGCTTCTATTTCAGTATGTAGAATTCTCCCTGTTCAAACTGAGAGAACAGTTTTATACCACTTCTGTGTACTCCAGAAGATCCTAAATACATATGTTGTTGTGTTTAACTGCAACATAGCTGAAAGATGCTCAGTAGAATCTAGCTAGAGTGATAGCAAGAAATCTTGCTGGCGTTCAAATTTAGTAGCTCTCAGACATTGAGGTTTTGCTGTGGTTGCCTGGTagtactgcaaaatattttcacttgaCAATGAGGAAACTTGCTGAGCTTCTGGTGttgctttgctgcagagctctggggagTTACTTGTTCTGGTCTCATAGAAGTATTGGATAGAGCCACCTGCTTGCTATCACATCTGCAGCAGTGACCTTAAGAGTGGCACTGCCAAAACATTGCATGCTTGAAAGTTCGCCTCTTAATAGGTCAGATGTTATAGTTTGAAGTAGGCATAATAGTAGTGTAGAAGTGACCTTAATCTCTAAGTTGAAGTGGATGAACCAGAGACTCATCTGAGCTGTTTAAAAAGTCAGGGGAGATTAGGGTGGACAGCTAGTAACAAGTAATACGTTACAGACTTTGCACATCTAAATGGCTGAAATGAAACTTGGTAAACAATAAAGCATTCAGAAGGCTTTATATAGTGAGAAACTGACTGCTAATGGCAAACTTTACCTTCTGTAGCCATGTTATAGAGGAAGTGAAGGAGGAAACAAATCAAGTCAATGAATGATAACTTCCTGAATTTACTATTAGTAAGCACTaattgaattttatttcaaattcagaTTTAATTTGCAGGTTCAGGTTAATTGATCAATAATTACCACTTGCATATCTGCAGCAGTGTACTAATTGCAGATGTTTCTTATGTCAAACTTGCTTGGGCTGTCAGCTCTAAGTGATACTTTACCAGTGTTGAGCACTCTATACAGTTAGTCTTTCAAGCTTTAAACTCTCTAGTTAAAATACACAATAAGTAGCTAATAGCAGGAGCAGTATTTTAAGTGAACATGTGGCTTGTGTTTCAGTAGGTTCACATGTTAAGTAAAAGGTGCCATGACAACAAGACATAGTTAAAAGCCAAAATTTAAGCTTTTAAGTAGATGTTAGAGGAAAAAGGTAGAATCTGAGAACTAAAACCTGTAACAGCCAACTAAATAGCCCTGAATGGGGAGTCTGACACTGTTTTtccaatcttttttttgtttggtccACGGTTGAATTAAGTAGGTAGAATGGCTTCCTACTTCAGTATTTTCTAAAGCATCTTTTCTTAAGTAATCTACACCTAAAGTCTAGCTGTTATGTGACCCTAAACGCTCAAGATGTCAGTTCTCCCAAGTATTGGGGCCATATTGTCTCTCATTCTCAAAGCCCTCTTTTGCCCAGCACCTTTCAGGCTTGTATCTTAGTAATGCATtatttataaaactgaaaataaatttaaaaaattgcaggCCCTGTATAGTGGCCAAGTGTGAGGAGAATTTTCTGATACAGTTCTGAAAAGGCTTTGAGACAGCTTTTGCCTGTTTCCTTACATTGTGGTTTCTACAgtttctgctgttctgtgctCTGACAAGAAACTTATGGGGAATTATGTACTTTCCGGTGCAATGAGGTGTAACAGCTGGCTTGTTAGCTTGATGAAAGAACTGAGAGAAACAGACATCAGTTTACATAAGCTGATTAAATGATCCTCTATAGGCCAAGTAACTGCAGGTAGTCAGCACTAGTACTTTCTCTGTATGTATTTGCTTGAGCGACAAGAGTAGACACTTAAAACTACAGGGAGAGTCTTTGATTGTTAAGCTACATAAGTagcatttaaattaatatcTGCTTATCTTGTCTCCAGTTTTCAAACTTGCTTTCATGGAAACTCAGCTAGTGCAGGTCTAACTGGGTTTAGAATGCTCTAAAACAATCTTCCCTCTAGCTAACAAGGAACAGATGCCTTGTCCTGAAACTCATTTGCTCCAAATCATTAGTGAGTTTGGGTAACACAGACACTCAAGCAGTGACACTAAAGGCAAAATGGTGTGTTTACATTTCCGTTGTCATAAATGTTCACCAAATTCTGAAGGGGTTTCCTGTATCcttaaaatactgatatttaTTCATACTGTAATACCAGGAATCTTTTATAGGCTGCAGTTGAAAATACTCAAGTTGCTTACTGAATCTGCTCTGAGCTGAAGCAATGTTTTGTCTATATCACTGATAATAATGGCATTCTGTAACTGGACTGTAGCTCTTGAAACAGTGGATAAACAGCAaagctgtgtggttttttttaacttactggTGAAATTTATCCTTTTTGGGTCTAGGAGTGGTTATGATTATAGTTACTGTAAACATGGAAAACACTTAATCATCAAATTAGTAGATGGCTTTCCACATAGTGtgaatttattatatttttgaGCACTGTAATTTGTCTTGAGTAACACGAGCAGCTAGTTGGCCTGTGGGGGCAAGTCGGAAACAAAAGGGGGAGCTGAATATTCTGCAATAAGCCTTGAAATGCCAGAATGAGACATGAAAGATTTTTCCTGTGTAACAGTACTATTTAAAGCTTGAGATTATCACTATTCCCCTTGGAGTGGCTTTTGACAGAGACTTGGAAGTGTTTACCTTTCTTCAGCACATCTCAaatactggaagaaaagaaaactgaaaaataattttttttagctctGAACTGGAGTTGCTGTATGTTTAAATCTTGCGCTTGTCAAGTCTGCCCTGAATATTGGCAAGGGAAAAATTCCTGGATGTGCCTTAAAGGTGGGaacagcagaggaagggaaaggtcAAGTGTTTTAAACAGTGGATCTAACGAAGCAAACCACTTCTTTTGTGAGTTTGCAGCACTATATAATCTATTCTCAAACTTGTAATTCAAGTGAATGAAGAGACAGGTTAAGAACTCCTTAAATGACCTTTTTTAATTGAGAGTACACAGTGAGTGTGTGTTATGTGAGTGTGTGATTGAACATCTTCACTTCCATAAAGGTATATGAGCTCACAGTTTGGAGCTGAGTTGCGTCGTTTCCAGTGCTGCCTCTAAAAATAGCAGCCATCCATTAAGATGATGTCTTTGCATGGCAAAACCAGGAGCATTCCTGTGCTCAAAAGTGTTATAATGACAACGACGGATTGCTCGTTAACTGGAAGGCAGGATAGAAAATgccatttgtttattttgcagagCCAGTGTCACTGGTCTGCTGGTTACTTGTACTTCCTTTTAGACCAGCAAATATGACAGTCATGTTTGTGCGTGCATTGTGGTGCTTGCTCTGCAAGGGGAGAAATTGTCAAATTACCAAAACCAGCTGTATATGTGTCTGCAGTAGATGTATCTgggtaggaaagaaaagaatgactGTCTTGTCTAGACATTCAAGTAGAGATAGCAGAGTTTAGACTTTTTTTGAGCTATAGTATTTTTActagcttttctttaaataacttGCCACTCTTACAATGCTTACAGTCCAAACATTATGGTggtgaaaatataaaaagtttACCTTTTGATTTCTAAATAGAAAAGTTGTCTTAGAGGTATTTTTGGAAGATTTAATTTGTAATAAACAAGGTTTGTGATCAGTTTAGCAGCTTTGTTTTGTTCACTGAAAGGACGAAAGAGCTATTTCTATAGTTAACTTGGTTGAAAATGACTTACTGCAGTCTCCtagcttttttccaaaatacatgAGTAGGGGGGGTTCTGTATGTACAATGTCCTACAAGGAATTCTGTCTTCAAAGAAATTCACTTTGTCTCCCTTTCCCACTACATGCTGCCAACCGAGTCCCCAGCTGTGATTGATTTGACTtgtctgcttctgctgctctgagTAGTGTGCCTGCTAACGGTAGGTACATGTAAGTTGTAGCTAAATGGACGGAGAACCAAGGTTTTGTGAGCCTAAGAGTGTCTGGGCAAGAAACTCCCTTTAAGTAGTACTTAACAGTCttgttgctgtttgcttttaacAGGCTGATAGTTGTGGGTAGGTGTTGGCGTGGTTCACCACCTTCTTGCCTTGTAGAAATGTGACTCTTGGAAACCTGGCACTGACTTCCTTATGTAATCTTCCCTTTGACAAGCTCTGACTTGGGGCTTGTGTAGCTTGTGGGAGGAGAGCGATTTAGAGCACTGATGGAGTCTGAACTATTGCAGATGGTGATTGAGTGGAAGTCATGGGCTGGAATTGTGCATTGGCAGGGGAGGGAGCCCATGCTGGGAAAATTTGggtggaagaggaaggaatTGGTGGGGGTGGGAAGGATTGGTTTCATCTGGGATTTTTCACCTATTgatcttcctcttctccctcaccTCAAGCAGGAAGAAAACCCATGGTAGAGCCTCTACCACCTTGTGGTTAAAACCCTGTGCTGGTGCTGTATCAGCCAGGTTTGTTGCCAGGTAATGTCTGCTCCTTCCATCCCATCTTTTCTGGGTGTAGGTAGTAATACTAGCAAGTGTGTAGACTGGGAAGCAAAGATTTTACTATGCACTGTTCCCTCCCCTTGCTGACAGAACCCCTCAGCCTGATTCACCCTGTTCCTCTACCTATCTATCCCCATGACAAAGATTATTGCCTACCCTGCAGGATATGAGATCTTCCTACTCTACCTCCTCAAAATAAGAGGCCCCATACTTTCCCTGGAGCAAACATCTACAAAACTGCCCTaattctcttccccttcctctgtCACTTTCCAGGCTTTCAATTACAATTGTCATCTCCCCATTGCATTTCTATTGCtcttaaatgttaattttattgACCTTTGACaatctcctccctcctcccagctgagGGACAAGCTTTAGAAGGATTATTCCTCTTGAAGGTGATTAAAGGTGCTCCTTGATTGCCAGATTGGCATCTCCATAACATTCAAGGTCTCTGCTGGGCCAGGGAGGTGGAGAAAATAAGCTTAGGAAATAGGCCAACTGCCTCCCACGTTGTATGAAGCATCATTAAACAGCCCCTTCCCTTCAGGCTCTGATTTGTCTCTCCCCTTTAGTAAAGGACTTGAGTTTCTAAATTAGGAAGCCTAAGATTCTGCTATTGAGATGTTTCTGTTTAATTTAGTTCACATTCTGCAGGGGCTTAAATTCATCTCCCTGATCCTGACCTCAATCAACAGGAAATAGACacttttgaaatgtcttttacTTGGGTTTGCTTATCTGGGCAGTAACAGTAAAGGTTAGAactttgctttgtctttcatCTGTGGTGTGACTGTGTTGGTTACTTAACATCTCTGAGGATAAGCATATATTGCATGAGTGAGAGGATTAGCTGCTGTTTGCACAGCATTTTGAAGTTATAAAATGAGATGTGTTAAGAGCAATGTCACTGACAGGATCTTTTTGATGCAGATCTGTTTCTGGCTGATAGCTAGCTGTTGTGTTTGGTCTTGTTAGGGGCCCTGCGAGAAACTGAATTCCTAGACTTCCCTATTCAAATTCTTAAAAACAAGGTGAggtgggttaaccttggctGGCCACCTGGTGCCCCCCATGCTGTTCTCTCACTCtacctcctcagcaggacaggggaagaaaatacaatgaaagagctcatgggtcaagataaagacagagagaccactcaccaattactgtcacaggcaaaacagactcgacttggggaaagCTAATTTAACTTCTTGCCAATTGATAACAAAGTaagatagaaataaaaataaaactaccttcttccccagctcaacttcactcctgactcttctacctcctccccagTGGTGCGGGGGGCTGGGGAATGGGGGGGTTGTGCTCTGGTCATAATGCTTCATCTCCACTGCTCCTTCCTCGTGCTGTTCCCCTGTTCCAGCA encodes:
- the TXNRD3 gene encoding thioredoxin reductase 3 isoform X2, giving the protein MPPPGQTQLPDWDGLKLRVRTLIASHRVMIFSKSYCPYCNKVKELFRSMHVEYYALELDVTADGPSIQQVLAELTNQRTVPNVFVNGTHIGGCDSTYQAYHNGSLQKLLGDSKDAEPYDYDLIIIGGGSGGLACSKEAAALGKKVMVLDYVVPTPLGTSWGLGGTCVNVGCIPKKLMHQAALLGQALQDSRKYGWQYEEQVKHNWEVMVEAIQNYIGSLNWGYRVSLREKSVTYLNSYGEFIEPHKIKATNRKGQVTYHTAETFVLATGERPRYLGIPGDKEYCITSDDLFSLPYCPGKTLVVGASYVALECAGFLAGLGLDVTVMVRSILLRGFDQEMAEKVGAHMETHGVKFIRKFVPVQVEQLEEGMPGRLKVTAKSTEGPEIFEEEYNTVLIAIGRDACTRNIGLETIGVKINEKNGKVPVNDEEQTNVPYVYAIGDILDGKLELTPVAIQAGKLLARRLYGGSSTKCDYINVPTTVFTPLEYGSCGLAEERAIEEYGKQNLEVYHSLFWPLEWTVPGRDNNTCYAKIICSKHDNNRVIGFHVLGPNAGEVTQGFAAAIKCGLTKELLDETIGIHPTCGEVFTTMDITKSSGQDITQRGC
- the TXNRD3 gene encoding thioredoxin reductase 3 isoform X1 yields the protein MPPPGQTQLPDWDGLKLRVRTLIASHRVMIFSKSYCPYCNKVKELFRSMHVEYYALELDVTADGPSIQQVLAELTNQRTVPNVFVNGTHIGGCDSTYQAYHNGSLQKLLGDSKDAEPYDYDLIIIGGGSGGLACSKEAAALGKKVMVLDYVVPTPLGTSWGLGGTCVNVGCIPKKLMHQAALLGQALQDSRKYGWQYEEQVKHNWEVMVEAIQNYIGSLNWGYRVSLREKSVTYLNSYGEFIEPHKIKATNRKGQVTYHTAETFVLATGERPRYLGIPGDKEYCITSDDLFSLPYCPGKTLVVGASYVALECAGFLAGLGLDVTVMVRSILLRGFDQEMAEKVGAHMETHGVKFIRKFVPVQVEQLEEGMPGRLKVTAKSTEGPEIFEEEYNTVLIAIGRDACTRNIGLETIGVKINEKNGKVPVNDEEQTNVPYVYAIGDILDGKLELTPVAIQAGKLLARRLYGGSSTKVYHSLFWPLEWTVPGRDNNTCYAKIICSKHDNNRVIGFHVLGPNAGEVTQGFAAAIKCGLTKELLDETIGIHPTCGEVFTTMDITKSSGQDITQRGC